A section of the Bacillus pumilus genome encodes:
- a CDS encoding DEAD/DEAH box helicase — protein sequence MTLQQFDQYPLSDDLKQALKALHFHTPTPVQHETLSVAFSKQDLIVKSQTGSGKTAAYGLPICEMVDWAENKPQALILVPTRELAMQVKQDLTSLGRLKRIKAAAIFGKAPFQAQKIELAQKNHIVCGTPGRVLDHLEKGTLSLENLKFFVLDEADEMLNMGFIDQVSSIIQYLPPKRMSMLFSATMSDEMKKLSEQFLQSPKVIEIAREETSVPQITHTVIETEEEAKFSLLQRTIVIENPDSCIIFCNTQDRVNELTMKLDEWDVPCDKIHGGMRQEDRFAVMDEFKNGEFRYLIATDIAARGIDVSDMTHVIHYDLPYEKERYIHRTGRTGRAGKSGKTIAFMTRNAKPLIDELKEEAGIDFKTQPYPTKEDAEQHVERFEAKIETPIQKENKQAGVEKDIMKLYFNGGKKKKLRAVDFVGTIAKIDGVAFDDIGIITIQDTKTYVDILNGKGPLVLNAMRHTTIKGKQLKVHEARS from the coding sequence ATGACATTACAACAATTTGATCAATATCCATTAAGTGATGATTTAAAACAAGCGCTAAAAGCACTTCACTTCCATACACCTACACCTGTTCAGCATGAGACATTATCCGTTGCTTTTTCAAAGCAGGATCTAATCGTCAAATCTCAGACTGGTAGTGGCAAGACGGCAGCCTATGGCCTGCCGATTTGTGAAATGGTTGATTGGGCTGAAAATAAACCTCAAGCCCTCATCCTCGTTCCAACGCGAGAACTCGCCATGCAGGTCAAACAGGACCTTACAAGCCTTGGACGATTGAAACGAATCAAAGCCGCAGCCATTTTTGGAAAAGCCCCTTTTCAAGCCCAAAAAATAGAGCTTGCACAAAAAAACCACATTGTATGCGGAACACCTGGACGAGTCTTGGATCACCTTGAGAAAGGTACTCTTTCCTTAGAAAACCTTAAATTTTTCGTGTTAGATGAAGCGGATGAAATGCTGAACATGGGATTTATTGATCAAGTCTCTTCTATTATTCAGTATCTGCCGCCAAAGCGCATGTCAATGCTGTTTTCAGCGACCATGTCTGATGAGATGAAGAAATTAAGTGAACAGTTTCTACAATCACCAAAAGTGATTGAAATTGCACGGGAAGAAACGTCTGTGCCACAAATCACCCACACCGTGATTGAAACGGAGGAAGAAGCGAAATTCTCTCTTCTTCAGCGTACGATCGTGATTGAAAATCCAGATAGCTGCATTATTTTCTGTAATACACAGGACCGAGTGAACGAACTCACAATGAAGCTTGATGAGTGGGATGTGCCCTGTGACAAAATTCATGGAGGCATGAGACAGGAAGACCGCTTCGCTGTCATGGATGAATTCAAAAACGGTGAGTTCCGTTATTTGATTGCAACCGATATAGCAGCCCGGGGTATTGATGTCAGTGATATGACACATGTGATTCATTATGATCTCCCCTATGAAAAAGAGCGCTATATTCACAGAACAGGAAGAACAGGCAGAGCGGGAAAAAGCGGAAAAACCATTGCATTTATGACAAGAAATGCAAAGCCTCTGATTGATGAATTAAAAGAGGAAGCAGGTATTGATTTCAAGACGCAGCCATACCCAACAAAGGAAGACGCAGAGCAGCATGTCGAACGCTTTGAAGCAAAGATTGAAACGCCGATTCAAAAGGAAAATAAACAGGCAGGCGTTGAAAAAGATATAATGAAGCTTTATTTTAACGGCGGGAAGAAAAAGAAGCTGCGGGCTGTTGATTTCGTTGGGACCATTGCCAAAATAGACGGCGTTGCCTTTGATGACATTGGAATTATTACCATCCAAGATACGAAAACATACGTCGATATTCTTAACGGCAAAGGCCCTCTTGTGCTGAACGCCATGCGCCACACAACCATTAAAGGCAAGCAGTTAAAAGTTCATGAAGCACGTTCATAA